The Vibrio bathopelagicus genomic sequence ACTGAATGAGATGGCAGCCATTGCTATTTTGATGACCATCGTACCGTCCATGGGCGGTGTTGCTGGTAACCAAACCGTCGCTCTGGTCATTCGTGGTTTAGCACTTGGTCACATCGGTGACAGTAACAAACGCGAACTACTACTTAAAGAAGCCTCTATCGGCTTCCTTAACGGCATTCTATGGGCCGTTATCATTGGCGGTATAGTGGTTGCTTGGAAAGGCAATTGGATCTTGGGAGGCATTATCTCAGCAGCGATGATGACAAACTTGATTGTCGCGGGTATTGCTGGTGTAACCATTCCTGTGATGCTGAAGAAAATGAATATCGACCCAGCCCTTGCTGGCGGCATGGCTCTCACCACGGTGACCGATGTGATTGGCCTATCGGTGTTCTTAGGCTTAGCAACCATACTTATCTAAACCATACTCACCTAAAACATAGCTATCTAGTGCGAATAAACAGATAGCCTATTTTAAGTTAAGACGCTAAATACAAAAAGGGAGCTCAAGGCTCCCTTTTTAATACGTCATATTTAAGCTTCAGATTAAAACTAAAGCAAATTAAGTAAATTACTCACCCGCGACTTTCATCGACTCAAGCAAGATAGAACCGGTTTGAATTTGCGAACGAGTTTCAACGTCATTACCTACCGCTACAATCTGAGTGAACATGTCTTTTAGATTGCCTGCGATCGTCACTTCCGATACTGGGTATTGGATCTCTCCATTCTCAACCCAGAAACCTGCTGCGCCACGAGAGTAATCACCAGTCACGGTATTCACACCTTGCCCCATCACTTCAGTAACTAGGAAACCTGTGCCTAATTCTTTTAGCATTTGCTCAAAGTTTTGACCGGTAGATTTAACGAACCAGTTATGGATGCCACCCGCATGGCCTGTCGGTGTCATTTCCATCTTACGAGCGGCATAGCTAGTAAGAAGGTAAGTTGCTAACACACCATCCGTGATAATTTCACGATCTTGAGTGTAAACACCTTCGCTGTCGAACGGGCTAGAAGCCAAACCACGTAAGATATGTGGACGCTCAGAAATATTGAACCAATCTGGCAGGATTTTCTGACCTAGGTGATCCAGTAAGAACGAAGACTTGCGGTAAAGGTTACCACCACTAATTGCCATCACAAGGTGGCCAATTAGGCCTGTAGCGACGTCGTTAGCGAACATGATTGGGTATTGACCTGTTGGAAGCTTCTTCGCATCCAAACGGCTTACAGTCTTTTCTGCAGCTTCTTGACCAACACGCTCAGGCGTCCAAAGCTCATCACGGTGACGTGCAACGGTGTAGCTGTAGTCACGCTCCATTTCGCCATTAGCACCCTCACCAATGACACAACAGCTTGTGCTATGACGGCTTGATGCGAAGCTGGCCAGTAGACCGTGGCTGTTACCATAAACCTTAACGCCATAATGACTGT encodes the following:
- the pmbA gene encoding metalloprotease PmbA, which produces MDVKQQVAQQRVELEAAVAKALDMASVSADAAEVAITKSTGLSVSTRMCEVENVEFNSDGALGITVYRGQKKGSASTSDLSEKAIAQTVAAALDIAQYTSEDPFAGPAPKEYMVKEIPDLDLFHPDEPNPDYAAEIAIAAERQALAYSDKIKQSDGASYDSHYGVKVYGNSHGLLASFASSRHSTSCCVIGEGANGEMERDYSYTVARHRDELWTPERVGQEAAEKTVSRLDAKKLPTGQYPIMFANDVATGLIGHLVMAISGGNLYRKSSFLLDHLGQKILPDWFNISERPHILRGLASSPFDSEGVYTQDREIITDGVLATYLLTSYAARKMEMTPTGHAGGIHNWFVKSTGQNFEQMLKELGTGFLVTEVMGQGVNTVTGDYSRGAAGFWVENGEIQYPVSEVTIAGNLKDMFTQIVAVGNDVETRSQIQTGSILLESMKVAGE